In Paenibacillus larvae subsp. larvae, the following proteins share a genomic window:
- the proS gene encoding proline--tRNA ligase, whose product MSKDKQFVKEITPQQEDFSQWYIDVIKKADLMSYSPVRGCMVFKPDGYEIWENCQRILDDMFKETGHRNAYFPLFIPESFFQKEKEHVEGFNPELPWVTEAGGEKLEERLAVRPTSETMVGHMYAEWINSYRDLPLLINQWANVVRWEKRTLPFLRTSEFLWQEGHTAHEDEADARKETMQMLEIYRTFVEDYLAIPVITGQKTPSEKFAGAIDTYSIEAMMKDGKAVQAGTSHYLGTNFAEAFDIKFLNRENQHEFVHTTSWGVSTRLIGAMIMAHGDDRGLVMPPKVAPTQVIMIPIGPAKTRDQVLAKTYELQTEIKKAGFRVRVDAREQSPGWKFNEYEMRGVPVRVELGPRDMENGQVILVSRVTGEKKVVAQDNLVEEITRLLDEAHNQMFAKAKQFLEEHMISVDTLDEFKAFLEAKRGFALAGWCGSEACEATVKDETGATSRNIPFEPREHKSTCLVCGAPAKHTVVFGKSY is encoded by the coding sequence ATGTCGAAGGATAAGCAGTTTGTCAAAGAGATTACACCTCAGCAGGAGGACTTCTCGCAGTGGTATATTGATGTCATCAAAAAAGCGGATTTAATGAGTTATTCACCCGTTAGAGGCTGTATGGTTTTCAAACCGGACGGATATGAAATTTGGGAAAACTGCCAGCGCATTTTGGATGATATGTTTAAGGAAACGGGTCATCGCAATGCTTATTTTCCGCTCTTTATTCCGGAAAGTTTTTTCCAGAAAGAGAAAGAACATGTGGAGGGTTTCAACCCTGAATTACCTTGGGTAACTGAAGCGGGTGGCGAAAAGCTGGAGGAACGGCTGGCAGTTCGTCCGACTTCAGAAACCATGGTAGGCCATATGTATGCGGAATGGATCAATTCCTACCGGGACCTTCCGCTGCTGATTAACCAATGGGCGAACGTAGTACGCTGGGAAAAAAGAACACTCCCATTCCTGCGAACGAGCGAATTTTTATGGCAAGAAGGGCATACGGCACATGAGGATGAAGCGGATGCCAGAAAAGAAACGATGCAGATGCTGGAAATCTACCGAACCTTTGTCGAAGATTACTTGGCTATTCCTGTTATTACCGGACAAAAAACACCATCCGAAAAATTTGCCGGGGCTATCGATACGTACTCTATTGAAGCGATGATGAAGGACGGCAAAGCGGTACAGGCAGGCACATCGCATTACTTGGGAACGAATTTTGCTGAAGCATTTGATATTAAATTTTTGAATCGTGAAAATCAGCATGAGTTTGTTCATACCACATCCTGGGGAGTATCGACCCGCTTGATTGGTGCTATGATTATGGCTCACGGTGATGACCGCGGACTTGTGATGCCGCCGAAAGTTGCTCCGACCCAGGTTATTATGATTCCAATAGGACCGGCTAAGACCAGAGACCAGGTCCTCGCTAAGACATACGAACTTCAGACAGAGATCAAAAAAGCCGGTTTCCGGGTACGGGTGGACGCCCGTGAACAAAGTCCGGGCTGGAAGTTCAACGAATACGAAATGAGAGGGGTCCCGGTACGGGTAGAGCTTGGCCCCCGCGATATGGAAAATGGACAGGTGATTCTTGTATCCCGTGTAACCGGAGAAAAGAAAGTGGTAGCACAGGATAACCTGGTTGAAGAGATCACCCGGCTTCTTGATGAGGCCCATAACCAAATGTTTGCCAAAGCGAAGCAGTTCCTGGAAGAACATATGATCAGTGTGGATACACTGGATGAATTTAAAGCATTTTTGGAAGCCAAGCGCGGCTTTGCATTAGCCGGGTGGTGCGGTTCAGAAGCTTGTGAAGCTACAGTTAAGGATGAAACTGGTGCTACGAGCCGCAACATTCCATTTGAACCAAGAGAACATAAATCCACGTGTCTCGTTTGCGGAGCACCTGCTAAGCATACGGTGGTATTCGGCAAATCTTATTAA
- a CDS encoding PolC-type DNA polymerase III: protein MTNTAEKRKRFELLMQQAEIPSELAQAFFSDAYIEKVECSRTNREWTFYLLKSTIVPQEAYRNFCKRIQEKFQHIAKIRFKLHMQEAQPAEVVEQFWSLFIEWVQREAVSVNGWLSRAKVEVQDHLLTLTLLDNIGLELAKKKKMDEWVRTFFMEYFMTELSVRYAVSEMSEEEYVQFAKQIEEEEKVVTQEIMQSVKQEETAAAEALDADVQLMVGYEIKDMPVPIMEVIDEEKKITIQGTIFGLEMKELRNGSPLFTYNLTDFTDSIMMKSFAKTKEDVRVLSLLANGKWIRARGRVEYDRFMQVPELVMMPSDINEVLPPKERTDDAEEKRVEFHLHTTMSTMDGITPVGEYIKTAAKWGHKAIAITDHSGVQCYPDANKAGKKHGMKVIYGLEANVVNDSVPIVENSKEIKLKEATYVVFDIETTGLSVINNKIIEIAGVKMKDGKEIGRYTTFIDPHEKIPYNIQQLTNITDEMVQGAPDIAEELPKFVEFVGDAVLVAHNARFDMGFIQANLKNIGMPELPNPSLDTLELARLLFPSLKNHRLNTLADKFKVSLENHHRAIDDTVALMHILNHLLQEAEEQNLTQLNRLNDHVGKDLRNTRPFHCCIYAKDMVGKKNLYRLVSLSHTEYFHRVACIPKSKLIELREGLIIASGCEKGEFFEAVLNKSMEEAEGIAEFYDVLEIQPVDYNRHLVEKGLVGSKADLEDAVKRIIRIGEKLGKPVIATGNVHYLHPRDKVCRDITINGITGFSPLKDMKKPDAHFRTTSDMLEQFQFLGKEKAYEVVVKNTNELADRFEELELFPDKLFTPIIEGADEEIRTKCYNTAKQIYGEDLPQVIIDRLEKELVPIIKYGFSANYLISERLVKKSNEDGYLVGSRGSVGSSVVAMMLGISEVNPLPPHYICSSCKHSEWFMDGSVPSGFDLPDKECPHCGGKLKGEGQDIPFETFLGFKGDKVPDIDLNFSGEYQPVAHNYTKVLFGEKNVFRAGTIGTVAEKTAFGYVKKYEESLGKKWRNAEISRLASGCTGVKRSTGQHPGGIVVVPDYIEVDDITPVQFPADDTKSEWKTTHFDYHAFDANLLKLDILGHDDPTMMRMLQDLTGVDPLKIPMNDPKVMSIFNSTDALGVTPEQIRSPVGTFGVPEMGTKFVRQMLQETQPSSFADLLQISGLSHGTGVWLGNAQELIRKGICSIKTVIGCRDDIMLYLIYKAGMDAGLAFKITESVRKGKGLTDEWKEEMKKHNVPDWYIESCERIEYMFPKAHAAAYVISAVRTAYYKLYHPIAFYATYFSVRAEDFELDLLCQGYDTILKRLIEIEEKGFQALPKERAMISILEMALEMTARGFSFKPVDLYRSEANKFIIDGDSLIPPFSAVPGIGENAAKNIAASREGGDFLSIEDFQTRAKVSKSIVELLGQMGCFRGLPESNQLSLF from the coding sequence ATGACGAATACGGCAGAGAAAAGGAAGCGGTTCGAGCTTTTGATGCAGCAGGCAGAGATCCCTTCCGAACTGGCACAAGCCTTTTTTTCGGATGCCTACATAGAGAAGGTGGAATGCAGCCGCACGAACCGCGAGTGGACATTTTATTTACTGAAATCAACTATAGTTCCTCAGGAAGCGTACAGGAACTTTTGCAAAAGGATTCAAGAGAAATTTCAGCATATCGCGAAAATACGATTTAAACTGCACATGCAAGAGGCACAGCCTGCTGAAGTAGTAGAGCAGTTTTGGAGCTTGTTTATCGAGTGGGTACAGCGGGAAGCCGTGTCCGTGAACGGCTGGCTAAGCCGGGCAAAAGTAGAGGTCCAGGATCATCTATTAACGTTAACCCTGCTGGACAATATTGGGCTTGAACTGGCAAAAAAGAAAAAGATGGACGAATGGGTCCGCACCTTTTTCATGGAATATTTCATGACCGAGTTGTCGGTTCGATATGCGGTAAGCGAGATGTCGGAAGAAGAGTACGTTCAGTTTGCCAAACAGATTGAAGAAGAAGAAAAAGTGGTTACTCAGGAAATCATGCAATCAGTTAAACAGGAAGAAACAGCCGCAGCAGAAGCTTTGGATGCTGATGTGCAGCTGATGGTCGGTTATGAAATTAAAGATATGCCGGTTCCGATTATGGAAGTAATTGATGAAGAAAAGAAAATCACCATTCAGGGAACAATTTTTGGCCTGGAAATGAAAGAACTGCGCAACGGGAGTCCGCTCTTTACTTATAATCTTACAGATTTTACCGATTCTATTATGATGAAATCATTTGCCAAGACAAAGGAAGATGTACGTGTACTTAGCCTTCTGGCTAACGGCAAATGGATTCGGGCCAGAGGCCGGGTAGAATATGACCGTTTCATGCAGGTACCTGAGCTTGTAATGATGCCGTCCGATATCAATGAAGTTCTTCCTCCCAAAGAGAGGACAGATGATGCGGAAGAGAAGCGGGTAGAATTCCATCTTCATACGACGATGAGCACCATGGATGGAATTACACCGGTAGGAGAGTACATTAAGACAGCTGCCAAATGGGGCCACAAAGCTATTGCAATAACGGACCATAGCGGGGTTCAATGTTACCCAGATGCTAACAAGGCGGGAAAGAAACACGGCATGAAAGTCATTTATGGGCTGGAAGCTAACGTGGTTAATGACTCTGTACCAATTGTTGAAAACTCCAAAGAAATCAAATTGAAAGAAGCTACTTATGTTGTGTTTGATATTGAAACGACCGGCTTATCCGTTATCAATAACAAGATTATAGAAATAGCCGGAGTGAAAATGAAAGATGGAAAAGAGATTGGACGGTATACAACTTTTATCGACCCTCATGAAAAGATTCCATATAACATTCAGCAGCTGACCAACATCACAGATGAGATGGTACAGGGAGCCCCTGATATCGCCGAGGAGCTGCCGAAATTTGTCGAGTTTGTAGGGGACGCTGTGCTTGTTGCGCACAATGCCAGATTCGATATGGGCTTTATCCAGGCGAATCTGAAAAACATTGGCATGCCTGAACTGCCCAACCCTTCTCTGGATACGCTGGAGCTGGCGAGACTTCTATTCCCGTCCTTGAAAAATCATAGACTGAATACACTTGCCGATAAGTTCAAGGTCAGCCTGGAGAATCACCACCGGGCCATTGATGATACGGTTGCACTTATGCATATTTTAAATCATTTACTTCAAGAAGCAGAGGAACAGAACCTGACACAGCTGAACCGGTTGAATGATCATGTGGGAAAAGATTTAAGAAATACAAGACCGTTCCACTGCTGCATATATGCCAAAGATATGGTTGGGAAGAAGAATCTGTACAGGCTTGTTTCTTTATCGCACACGGAATATTTTCACAGGGTAGCTTGTATTCCTAAAAGCAAACTGATTGAACTGCGGGAAGGACTCATCATTGCTTCAGGCTGTGAAAAAGGGGAATTTTTCGAAGCGGTTCTTAACAAATCGATGGAAGAAGCCGAGGGAATTGCTGAGTTTTATGATGTTTTGGAAATACAGCCTGTTGATTATAATAGGCATCTGGTAGAAAAAGGGCTTGTAGGCAGCAAAGCGGATCTGGAGGATGCGGTGAAACGTATTATCCGGATTGGTGAGAAACTTGGTAAACCGGTTATAGCCACCGGTAATGTCCACTATCTTCACCCAAGGGATAAAGTATGCCGGGATATTACGATTAACGGCATAACCGGATTTAGCCCGCTTAAGGACATGAAAAAACCGGATGCCCACTTCCGAACTACTTCCGATATGCTGGAGCAATTTCAATTCCTCGGTAAAGAGAAAGCCTATGAAGTAGTCGTCAAAAATACGAACGAACTGGCAGACCGCTTCGAAGAACTCGAACTGTTCCCGGACAAGCTCTTCACCCCGATTATTGAAGGAGCAGACGAAGAAATCCGGACAAAATGCTATAATACGGCGAAGCAGATTTACGGCGAAGACCTTCCCCAGGTTATTATTGACCGGCTTGAGAAAGAACTTGTTCCGATTATCAAATACGGGTTCTCTGCAAACTATCTCATCTCGGAGAGACTGGTTAAAAAATCGAATGAAGACGGCTATCTGGTTGGATCACGGGGTTCCGTCGGATCTTCTGTTGTGGCAATGATGCTTGGAATATCTGAAGTTAATCCGCTTCCTCCCCATTACATTTGCAGTTCTTGCAAACATAGTGAATGGTTCATGGACGGAAGTGTCCCCAGTGGATTTGATCTCCCTGACAAGGAGTGCCCGCATTGTGGCGGAAAGCTGAAGGGTGAGGGGCAGGATATTCCGTTCGAAACATTCCTCGGTTTTAAAGGCGACAAGGTACCGGATATTGATCTCAACTTTTCCGGTGAGTATCAGCCAGTGGCCCATAATTACACAAAGGTGCTCTTTGGCGAGAAAAATGTATTCCGGGCAGGAACAATAGGAACGGTGGCGGAAAAAACAGCATTCGGCTATGTGAAAAAATATGAAGAAAGCCTTGGAAAAAAATGGAGGAATGCAGAGATAAGCCGGCTTGCTTCAGGGTGTACCGGGGTTAAAAGGAGTACAGGACAGCATCCTGGGGGAATTGTTGTAGTACCGGATTATATTGAAGTGGATGATATTACGCCTGTTCAATTTCCGGCGGATGATACGAAATCGGAGTGGAAAACAACCCATTTCGATTACCACGCCTTTGATGCGAACTTGCTAAAACTGGACATTCTGGGTCACGATGACCCGACTATGATGAGAATGCTTCAGGATTTAACCGGCGTAGATCCGTTGAAAATTCCAATGAATGACCCGAAGGTAATGAGCATCTTCAATTCGACGGATGCGCTTGGCGTAACTCCCGAACAGATCCGTTCTCCTGTAGGCACTTTCGGAGTGCCGGAGATGGGTACTAAATTCGTTCGCCAGATGCTTCAGGAAACACAGCCGAGCAGCTTTGCGGATTTGCTGCAAATTTCCGGCTTGTCCCACGGCACGGGGGTTTGGCTTGGCAATGCCCAGGAACTGATACGAAAAGGCATATGCAGCATTAAAACCGTTATCGGCTGCCGGGACGATATCATGTTGTACCTGATCTATAAAGCCGGCATGGATGCAGGGCTGGCTTTTAAAATTACAGAGAGCGTGCGGAAAGGAAAGGGGCTTACGGACGAATGGAAAGAGGAGATGAAAAAACACAACGTGCCGGATTGGTATATTGAATCCTGCGAACGGATTGAGTATATGTTCCCGAAAGCCCACGCCGCAGCTTATGTCATCTCAGCTGTTCGCACGGCGTACTACAAGCTGTATCATCCTATCGCTTTCTATGCTACTTACTTTTCTGTCCGGGCGGAGGACTTTGAACTCGATCTTCTTTGCCAGGGATACGATACCATTTTAAAACGACTGATTGAGATTGAGGAAAAAGGTTTTCAGGCGCTTCCTAAGGAGAGAGCGATGATTTCCATCCTGGAAATGGCCCTTGAAATGACAGCCCGGGGTTTCAGTTTCAAACCGGTTGACCTGTACCGGTCGGAAGCCAACAAATTCATTATCGACGGGGATTCGCTCATTCCTCCATTCTCAGCGGTTCCCGGTATTGGAGAGAATGCCGCTAAAAATATCGCGGCTTCGCGTGAAGGCGGAGATTTCCTCTCCATTGAGGATTTTCAGACTAGGGCAAAAGTATCGAAGAGTATAGTGGAATTGCTGGGTCAAATGGGCTGTTTCCGCGGGCTTCCCGAGTCCAACCAGCTTTCCCTGTTTTAA
- the rimP gene encoding ribosome maturation factor RimP gives MSSSIKSIVEEMMKDYLTENGFELVDIEYVKEGSNWFLRVYVDKLEGGIDIEDCGRISEYLSAKLDEKDPIPTAYFLEVSSPGAERPLKKPQDIAKSVGKHVFITTYEPVDNAKEFEGELLSFDGETLVVKTAKKKSSIPYEKVASARLAIVF, from the coding sequence ATGAGTTCATCCATAAAAAGCATTGTCGAAGAGATGATGAAGGATTATCTCACTGAAAACGGTTTTGAACTAGTGGACATTGAATATGTGAAAGAAGGCAGCAACTGGTTTTTACGCGTGTACGTCGATAAGTTGGAAGGCGGTATTGATATAGAGGATTGCGGCAGAATCAGTGAGTATCTAAGTGCCAAGCTGGATGAGAAAGATCCTATTCCAACGGCTTATTTCCTGGAAGTATCGTCTCCAGGTGCAGAGCGCCCGCTAAAAAAACCACAGGATATAGCCAAATCTGTTGGCAAACACGTATTTATTACTACATACGAGCCTGTGGATAATGCAAAAGAGTTTGAGGGAGAACTTCTTTCTTTTGATGGCGAGACGCTGGTAGTAAAAACCGCTAAGAAGAAAAGCTCCATTCCTTATGAGAAAGTGGCCAGCGCCAGATTAGCGATTGTATTCTAA
- the nusA gene encoding transcription termination factor NusA, protein MNSEFIEALSEIEREKGISKDLLIDAIEAAMISSYKRNFNTAQNVRVDINRQTGVIRVFARKTVVEDVLDPRLEISLTAAREINQNYQLGDIVEIEVTPRDFGRIAAQTAKQVVTQRIREAERGLIYNAFIDKEEDIVTGIVQRQDQRSYYVDLGKVEAVLPLNEVMPTEKFKHGDRVKAYITKVENTTKGPQIILSRTHPGLLKRLFELEVPEIFDGVVEIRSVAREAGFRSKIAVDSRNEEVDPVGSCVGPKGLRVQTIVNELRGEKIDIVRWMESTEEYVANALSPSKVLEVNIFEDEKMARVIVPDYQLSLAIGIKGQNARLAAKLTGWKIDIKSETQAEQEFGRPRTSTEEMHQDSISID, encoded by the coding sequence ATGAACAGCGAGTTTATTGAAGCCTTATCTGAAATCGAAAGGGAAAAAGGAATTTCTAAAGATCTACTTATTGATGCTATTGAAGCCGCCATGATTTCGAGCTACAAGCGCAACTTTAATACAGCACAAAACGTAAGGGTCGATATCAACCGGCAAACAGGCGTGATTAGGGTGTTTGCCCGCAAAACTGTTGTAGAGGATGTTCTGGATCCGAGACTTGAGATTTCCCTCACGGCTGCACGCGAAATAAACCAGAATTATCAGCTTGGTGATATCGTAGAGATTGAGGTAACGCCCCGGGATTTCGGCCGGATTGCGGCCCAGACAGCGAAGCAAGTAGTCACGCAGCGAATCCGGGAGGCCGAACGGGGATTAATTTACAATGCTTTTATCGATAAAGAAGAAGATATCGTTACCGGTATCGTACAGCGCCAAGATCAGCGAAGCTATTATGTGGATCTTGGCAAAGTAGAGGCTGTGCTTCCTCTTAATGAAGTGATGCCTACAGAAAAATTTAAGCACGGAGATCGTGTTAAAGCCTATATTACGAAAGTGGAGAATACGACGAAAGGGCCGCAAATCATTCTTTCCCGTACTCATCCGGGACTGCTGAAACGTTTGTTTGAACTGGAAGTGCCCGAAATCTTCGATGGAGTAGTTGAAATCCGTTCCGTTGCGCGTGAAGCGGGCTTCCGTTCAAAAATTGCCGTTGATTCCCGGAATGAGGAAGTAGACCCTGTCGGTTCCTGTGTGGGCCCTAAAGGATTGCGTGTTCAAACTATTGTGAACGAGCTGCGCGGGGAGAAGATTGATATTGTCCGCTGGATGGAAAGTACGGAAGAGTATGTAGCTAATGCGCTGAGCCCTTCCAAGGTACTGGAAGTGAATATCTTTGAAGATGAAAAGATGGCAAGGGTCATTGTTCCGGATTATCAACTTTCCCTTGCGATTGGGATCAAGGGACAGAATGCCCGGCTTGCAGCCAAGCTGACTGGCTGGAAAATTGATATCAAGAGTGAGACTCAGGCTGAGCAGGAATTTGGCAGACCTAGAACGTCTACGGAGGAAATGCATCAAGATTCCATCAGCATTGATTGA
- the rnpM gene encoding RNase P modulator RnpM, whose protein sequence is MKQRKTPLRKCVACQEMMPKKELIRVVRTPEGDIQIDLKGKKSGRGAYLCGKVSCFRLAQKTKALDRALKHTVSADIYEQLERDFISVQDEFHSGKEVMPGE, encoded by the coding sequence ATGAAACAAAGAAAAACTCCTCTACGTAAATGTGTGGCCTGCCAGGAAATGATGCCCAAAAAGGAACTGATCCGGGTTGTGCGGACACCGGAAGGTGACATCCAGATTGACCTCAAAGGAAAAAAATCCGGTCGCGGTGCCTACCTGTGCGGGAAAGTTTCTTGCTTCCGCCTAGCCCAAAAAACCAAAGCGCTGGACAGGGCATTGAAACACACGGTTAGTGCGGATATTTATGAACAGTTGGAACGGGACTTTATTTCTGTCCAAGATGAATTCCACTCAGGAAAAGAAGTGATGCCTGGTGAGTGA
- a CDS encoding L7Ae/L30e/S12e/Gadd45 family ribosomal protein — protein sequence MSDKFYSYLGLTMRAGKLTTGEDGVLKAMRSGDAKLVILARDAGPNTLKKFSDKCRSYGIPLMIAGDRSQIGASIGKEARVVVGILDGGFAKMLQNCQVNPTEVNGIE from the coding sequence GTGAGTGATAAGTTTTACTCGTATCTTGGATTGACCATGCGAGCCGGCAAATTAACAACCGGTGAGGATGGGGTACTAAAAGCAATGCGCTCCGGTGATGCGAAACTTGTAATTTTAGCAAGAGACGCCGGTCCGAACACCCTGAAGAAATTTTCGGATAAATGCCGGTCATACGGCATTCCGCTTATGATAGCGGGGGACAGGAGCCAGATAGGAGCAAGCATCGGCAAGGAAGCGCGCGTGGTCGTAGGCATCCTTGATGGCGGTTTCGCCAAGATGCTTCAGAATTGCCAGGTAAATCCCACGGAGGTGAATGGTATTGAGTAA
- the infB gene encoding translation initiation factor IF-2 translates to MSSKEIITILKRLNIPVNNHMSVMENEAVHSVEKFFRDIKANAAAKRAVNDGGHENLNQSTTNQEPKQEQSKSQKQGANTSAAPGARRNQQNGQQRQNQGNGQGQSQRKGSGHNQGNARPTERNNNRSQSPGQNQQRRQNQGNKPVSDNHNKPSRVQAGGANNTSEKRGKNKHTGGNQKRFDDNNRGQNRGNNYKGNRGRGRNQEPVVKKEKIDNTPKKIIVRGTMTVGEVAKALHKDASEVIKKLLFLGVMATINQELDLDAIELVATEFGVAVEVKIPVEEDKFELVEEQDDEKDLRDRPPVVTIMGHVDHGKTTLLDAIRHTSVTEGEAGGITQHIGAYQVEVNGKKITFLDTPGHEAFTTMRARGAQVTDITIIVVAADDGVMPQTVEAISHAKAANVPIIVAVNKIDKPTADPGKIKQALTEYELVPEEWGGDTIFVEISAKQRIGLENLLEMILLVAEVQEFKANPNKRARGTVIEAELDKGKGPVARILVQHGTLKVGDSFVAGTCFGRVRAMMNDRGKRLKEAGPSSPVEITGLAEVPQAGDPFMVFEDERKARSIAEKRAVTQRQSEMNANARVTLDDLYKHIQEGEIKDLNVIIKADVQGSVEALRSSLEKIEVEGARVKIIHTGAGAITESDIILASASNAIIIGFNVRPEPAAKATAEEEQVDIRLHRIIYNVIEEIEQAMKGILDPEFKETVIGHAEVRNIFKISGVGTIAGCMVTSGKITRNAEVRLVRDGIVIVEGKIDSLKRFKDDVKEVAQGYECGISIEKYNDIKEGDTIEAFVMETVER, encoded by the coding sequence ATGAGCAGTAAAGAAATCATAACCATTCTCAAGCGACTTAATATCCCCGTAAACAATCACATGAGTGTGATGGAAAACGAAGCGGTACACAGTGTCGAGAAGTTTTTTCGAGATATCAAAGCAAATGCCGCGGCAAAACGGGCAGTGAATGATGGAGGACATGAAAATTTGAATCAATCAACTACGAATCAGGAACCTAAGCAGGAACAGTCAAAAAGTCAGAAACAAGGTGCAAATACATCTGCCGCTCCAGGTGCGCGCCGCAACCAGCAGAACGGACAACAGCGTCAGAACCAGGGTAATGGCCAAGGCCAATCCCAGCGTAAAGGTAGTGGGCATAATCAAGGGAACGCAAGACCGACTGAGCGAAACAATAACCGCTCTCAATCCCCCGGCCAAAACCAGCAGCGCCGTCAGAATCAAGGGAACAAACCTGTATCAGATAACCATAACAAGCCATCCCGTGTCCAAGCAGGAGGTGCAAACAACACGTCGGAAAAACGCGGTAAAAACAAACACACAGGCGGCAATCAAAAGCGATTTGATGACAATAACCGGGGACAAAACCGGGGAAATAACTATAAAGGCAACAGGGGCAGAGGCCGCAATCAGGAACCGGTTGTTAAGAAAGAAAAAATTGATAATACACCTAAGAAAATCATTGTCCGTGGAACCATGACCGTCGGGGAAGTGGCCAAAGCCCTTCATAAAGATGCTTCGGAAGTAATCAAAAAGCTTCTGTTTTTAGGGGTTATGGCGACGATTAACCAGGAACTTGACCTAGATGCCATTGAACTTGTAGCAACTGAGTTCGGTGTTGCAGTTGAAGTGAAGATCCCGGTAGAAGAAGATAAATTCGAACTCGTTGAGGAACAGGACGATGAAAAAGATCTGAGAGATCGTCCTCCTGTCGTTACCATTATGGGGCACGTTGACCATGGGAAAACAACCTTGCTTGATGCGATCCGCCATACAAGTGTAACGGAAGGCGAAGCCGGAGGTATTACCCAGCATATCGGTGCCTATCAGGTAGAAGTGAACGGCAAGAAAATCACTTTCCTCGATACTCCAGGACACGAAGCATTCACTACAATGCGTGCCAGAGGTGCCCAGGTCACCGATATCACGATTATTGTAGTTGCGGCTGACGATGGTGTAATGCCACAGACAGTGGAGGCAATCAGCCATGCTAAAGCAGCTAATGTACCAATTATTGTAGCGGTGAATAAAATCGATAAACCTACTGCAGATCCAGGGAAAATCAAACAAGCACTCACTGAATATGAACTTGTCCCTGAAGAGTGGGGTGGCGATACGATCTTTGTTGAAATTTCGGCAAAACAACGGATCGGTCTGGAAAACCTGCTCGAAATGATTTTGCTGGTTGCCGAGGTACAAGAGTTCAAGGCGAATCCGAATAAGCGTGCCAGAGGTACCGTGATTGAAGCTGAACTGGATAAAGGAAAAGGCCCGGTAGCCCGTATCCTCGTTCAGCACGGCACGCTGAAAGTAGGGGATAGCTTTGTAGCGGGCACCTGCTTCGGACGTGTGCGTGCCATGATGAATGACAGGGGCAAAAGATTAAAAGAAGCGGGCCCATCTTCTCCGGTGGAGATTACCGGTCTTGCTGAAGTACCGCAAGCAGGTGATCCGTTCATGGTGTTTGAAGACGAGCGGAAAGCTCGTTCCATTGCTGAAAAACGTGCCGTAACCCAGCGTCAGAGTGAAATGAATGCAAATGCCCGGGTTACTCTGGATGATCTGTACAAACACATTCAAGAGGGTGAAATCAAAGATCTGAATGTCATCATTAAAGCCGACGTTCAAGGATCGGTAGAAGCTCTTCGCAGTTCACTTGAGAAGATTGAAGTGGAAGGCGCCCGGGTAAAAATTATTCATACTGGCGCCGGAGCTATTACGGAGTCGGATATTATTCTGGCTTCCGCATCCAATGCTATCATTATTGGCTTTAACGTCCGTCCTGAACCGGCTGCCAAAGCGACTGCTGAAGAGGAACAAGTAGATATTCGTCTGCATCGGATTATCTATAATGTTATTGAAGAAATTGAGCAAGCCATGAAAGGGATTCTGGATCCTGAATTTAAGGAAACTGTAATCGGACATGCGGAAGTGCGCAATATCTTTAAAATTTCAGGTGTCGGTACAATCGCCGGCTGTATGGTAACCTCAGGTAAAATAACCCGCAATGCGGAAGTACGTCTGGTTCGGGACGGTATCGTGATTGTGGAAGGCAAAATTGACTCCCTCAAACGTTTCAAGGACGATGTAAAAGAAGTGGCCCAAGGCTACGAATGCGGTATTTCCATCGAGAAATACAACGATATTAAAGAAGGGGACACCATTGAAGCCTTTGTGATGGAAACAGTTGAGAGGTGA
- the rbfA gene encoding 30S ribosome-binding factor RbfA encodes MARVRVGRVGEQIKKELSQIVQSELKDPRIGFLTITGVDVTNDLSLAKVYLSVLGSDEEKEATLKALGVASGYIRSELGKRIRLRKVPELQFKFDTSIDYGSRIESLLQDINRGDQTP; translated from the coding sequence ATGGCTAGAGTTCGAGTGGGACGAGTTGGAGAGCAGATCAAAAAAGAGCTGAGCCAGATTGTCCAATCCGAATTAAAAGATCCCAGAATCGGTTTTCTGACAATTACAGGGGTAGATGTGACAAACGATCTTTCCCTGGCAAAAGTGTATCTCAGCGTTCTGGGTTCCGATGAGGAGAAAGAAGCGACGCTGAAAGCCTTAGGTGTGGCAAGTGGATATATCCGTTCGGAACTTGGCAAGCGAATCCGTTTGCGCAAAGTACCAGAACTTCAGTTTAAATTCGATACATCCATTGATTACGGCAGCCGGATTGAATCCCTGCTTCAGGACATTAACCGCGGAGATCAAACCCCATGA